A region from the Drosophila bipectinata strain 14024-0381.07 chromosome 3R, DbipHiC1v2, whole genome shotgun sequence genome encodes:
- the LOC108130973 gene encoding transmembrane protein 26, producing MAKIISTIKATLTRIIFSAHSLLAIWQVTAIKKDYKYWTLCGPLLLLLLEGIFTIMIKKTQEWRWFCPSVFLYLSSIVPAIWLLELEKVAKRVRIMKNSMAIANATNTGNFTSFGVGPVIGSLDSNDSSITAVATLLDRTGITIPVMTTDTWTTLIEQFLMLILIVGRWMLPKGDLTRDQLSQLLLVYIGTAADIIEFFDSYKDDSIARIGFLVYLTLGIWSWSLMQFTIVLSATRGRRPRGSGSHRKEEHTDCCQNCCCGIDVWGIVLNVILQDAPFLTFRLLIIFQYKIINYMNVFFTCKNSLVIILQLYRLYVVNAEFWKNRRESRMAKAKQFQSRRKVQDADQNSIYMISNERGGDAKKKKIKKTKDYADQEAAYSKKKKDKKDKKKRKRKDTGYSTASSQNLYSTKASGTDKESRRKDKKGKKSKRNCSSSPSDCDLAKKQKRGKNGDKNDKKKSRKIEAVIEESSSSSSSSSSDSSNSTLPSYEVIDEKKARRRKNRGSSSDTSSEDTSSDSSSSSDSS from the exons ATGGCCAAAATAATATCGACGATCAAGGCCACACTGACGAGGATCATTTTCAGTGCCCACAGTTTGTTGGCCATTTGGCAGGTGACGGCCATAAAAAAGGATTACAAGTACTGGACACTATGTGGACCActtctgctgctcctcctcgaGGGGATTTTCACAATCATGATCAAGAAAACGCAGGAATGGCGATG GTTCTGCCCCTCGGTGTTCCTCTATCTGAGCAGCATTGTGCCGGCAATTTGGCTCTTGGAACTGGAGAAAGTGGCCAAAAGGGTTAGGATTATGAAGAACTCGATGGCCATTGCAAACGCTACcaatactggaaactttaCCAGTTTTGGAGTAGGACCTGTCATCGGTTCCCTGGACAGCAATGATAGTAGCATCACGGCAGTGGCCACCCTGCTGGATCGCACTGGAATCACAATTCCGGTGATGACCACTGACACCTGGACCACCCTGATAGAGCAGTTCCTGATGCTCATCCTGATCGTGGGTCGCTGGATGCTGCCCAAGGGAGATCTCACACGGGACCAGCTAAGCCAGTTGCTCCTGGTCTATATTGGTACTGCGGCGGATATTATCGAGTTTTTCGACTCCTACAAGGATGACTCAATAGCCAGAATTGGATTCCTTGTGTATCTTACCTTGGGAATCTGGTCTTGGAGCCTCATGCAGTTTACCATAGTGCTTTCCGCTACAAGAGGAAGAAGACCTCGTGGGAGTGGTTCTCATCGCAAGGAGGA acaCACTGACTGTTGCCAGAACTGTTGCTGTGGAATAGATGTCTGGGGAATTGTCCTCAATGTGATACTCCAGGATGCACCCTTTCTTACCTTCCGATTGCtgattatttttcaatataaaataatcaacTATATGAATGTCTTCTTCACTT GTAAAAATTCCCTTGTGATTATTCTACAATTATATCGACTTTATGTGGTTAATGCCGAGTtctggaaaaatcggcgagaAAGTCGCATGGCCAAGGCCAAACAGTTCCAATCACGACGGAAGGTACAGGATGCAGATCAGAATAGCATTTATATGATATCCAATGAGAGAGGGGGtgacgccaaaaaaaaaaagataaaaaa AACCAAAGACTATGCCGATCAGGAAGCAGCTTAcagcaaaaagaaaaaggataaaaaggACAA aaaaaaacgCAAGCGAAAGGACACTGGCTATTCCACGGCCAGTTCGCAGAACCTCTACTCCACCAAGGCGAGTGGCACCGACAAGGAGTCCAGGCGCAAGGACAAAAAGGGCAAGAAGTCGAAGCGCAACTGCAGCAGCTCCCCCAGCGATtgtgatttggccaaaaagcagAAACGTGGCAAGAACGGCGATAAAAACGATAAGAA AAAATCCCGTAAAATCGAGGCGGTCATTGAGGAGTCGAGTAGCtcgagcagcagcagtagctcCGACTCCAGCAACTCCACCCTGCCCAGCTACGAGGTGATCGACGAGAAGAAGGCCCGACGGAGGAAGAAtcgcggcagcagcagcgacacCAGCTCCGAGGATACCAGCTCGGACAGCTCCTCCAGCTCGGACTCGTCGTGA
- the Orct gene encoding organic cation transporter protein, translating into MGYDDVITHLGEFGRYQKRIYYLLCLPAIVCAFHKLAGVFLLAKPDFRCALPFEESNSSYELPQNLWNLSYPQGEVCEIYDVEYSEAYLNGSIPRRTNQTRSCSAYVYDRSKYLNSAVTEWDMVCDRSLLSATSDSLFMLGVLLGSFIFGQMSDKLGRKPTFFASLVIQLIFGVLAAVAPEYFSYTISRMIVGATTSGVFLVAYVIALEMVGSSYRLFAGVAMQMFFSVGFMLTAGFAYFIHDWRWLQIALTLPGLLFLCYYWIVPESARWLLLKGRKDEAFVIIEKAAKENRVEIPNAIYEQLVEEVAEKKKQDELTASQPAATVFDLLRYPNLRRKTLLIFFDWFVNSGVYYGLSWNTNNLGGNQLVNFMISGAVEIPGYTLLLFTLNRWGRRSILCGTMLIAGVSLLATIFVPSDMNWLIIACAMIGKLTITSSYGTIYIFSAEQFPTVVRNVGLGASSMIARVGGILAPYLKLLGEIWRPLPLIICGALSLIAGLLSLLLPETLNQPMPETIEDGENFGKKTSKTPQSTEEGVNQELRGMLDGKSS; encoded by the coding sequence ATGGGCTACGACGACGTCATCACCCACCTGGGTGAATTCGGACGCTATCAGAAGCGTATCTACTACCTACTCTGCCTGCCGGCCATTGTGTGCGCCTTCCACAAGCTGGCAGGGGTGTTCCTGCTAGCCAAGCCGGACTTTCGCTGTGCCCTGCCCTTCGAGGAAAGCAACAGCTCTTACGAGCTGCCCCAGAATCTGTGGAATCTCTCGTACCCCCAGGGCGAGGTGTGCGAGATCTACGATGTGGAGTACAGCGAGGCCTACTTGAACGGCAGCATTCCCAGGAGAACTAACCAGACCAGGAGCTGTTCTGCTTACGTGTACGATCGGAGCAAGTACCTCAATAGTGCCGTCACAGAGTGGGACATGGTTTGCGATCGCAGTCTTTTAAGTGCCACTAGTGACTCGCTTTTCATGCTCGGCGTGCTCCTCGGCAGCTTCATCTTTGGCCAGATGTCCGACAAACTGGGCAGGAAGCCCACCTTCTTCGCCTCCCTGGTGATCCAGCTGATCTTCGGCGTCCTGGCTGCAGTGGCTCCGGAATACTTTAGTTATACTATTTCCCGAATGATTGTGGGTGCCACTACCTCGGGCGTTTTCCTGGTGGCGTATGTGATCGCCCTGGAGATGGTAGGATCTTCCTATCGACTCTTCGCCGGCGTGGCCATGCAAATGTTCTTCTCCGTGGGCTTCATGCTGACTGCTGGGTTTGCGTACTTCATTCACGATTGGCGTTGGCTGCAAATCGCTCTCACCCTTCCGGGACTTCTCTTTCTCTGCTATTATTGGATTGTGCCAGAATCGGCTCGCTGGCTCTTGCTCAAAGGCCGCAAGGACGAGGCCTTTGTTATAATCGAGAAGGCAGCCAAGGAGAATCGAGTGGAGATACCCAACGCGATCTATGAGCAGCTGGTGGAAGAGGTGGCCGAAAAGAAGAAGCAGGACGAGCTGACAGCCTCCCAGCCGGCAGCCACCGTGTTCGATCTCCTGCGGTACCCGAATCTGCGCCGGAAAACCCTGCTCATCTTCTTCGATTGGTTTGTGAACAGCGGTGTCTACTACGGACTCTCCTGGAACACCAACAATCTGGGTGGCAACCAGCTGGTAAACTTTATGATCTCTGGCGCCGTGGAGATACCCGGATATACGCTGCTGCTCTTCACCCTGAACCGTTGGGGTCGTCGGTCCATTTTGTGCGGTACTATGCTGATAGCTGGGGTCAGTCTTCTGGCCACGATCTTTGTGCCCAGCGACATGAACTGGCTGATCATCGCCTGCGCCATGATTGGGAAGCTGACCATCACCTCCTCTTACGGCACCATCTACATCTTCTCGGCGGAGCAGTTCCCGACTGTAGTGAGAAATGTGGGCCTGGGTGCCTCTTCCATGATAGCCCGAGTCGGTGGCATTTTGGCGCCATATCTGAAGCTCCTCGGCGAGATCTGGCGGCCCCTTCCACTGATTATCTGTGGAGCTCTGTCCCTTATCGCCGGACTACTGTCGCTGCTTCTGCCCGAAACTCTAAACCAACCGATGCCAGAGACTATCGAAGATGGCGAGAATTTCGGCAAGAAAACGTCAAAGACCCCACAGTCCACTGAGGAGGGAGTCAACCAGGAACTGCGGGGGATGCTGGATGGAAAATCTAGCTAA
- the shps gene encoding uncharacterized protein shps — MDLPFGTQTPELDVLIVGAGLSGLTSAVKILAKESSLRLRIIESNETLGGQLGENGVRFIDSEQQDMLSFLNLVHLNPRKRRSDSGGLKRCWDLDRGITSLPAKFELNRYINMLELRMSKFRSKRFSLRERVGNMEHHICQHLYFGKSRNFMLNLVEIVCGAPASEVDYDVFMSICSSCGGLNMLIDYYCDYPSSFFEVSTHQLIQSIMDKMHFTGITLNCKAVKLEHFKNYVQVTDDEGYKFTAEAVILAIPWNKVQKLEFVPPIPKAFQPPPASKGRKKPHRVISQFHLGYGKSFWADRGYSGNFLNSDPMVSGHESQMSTLCGYMLHSPEEQDEALETVIDLLAKEFGEEMRRPLECHCFAEELNEALHKPQIKPWHRIIWSSSSAVGTSYRSLMGGAVQSGVRAAVNALFVVRPQVVSWKDMLDDREKGSSERESAGRLTGLFSRLNLYNVTFYSCFVLGLIWLLNFGYSRAT; from the exons ATGGATCTGCCCTTTGGTACTCAGACTCCTGAATTGGATGTCCTTATTGTAGGAGCCGGGCTGTCAGGCCTGACCTCGGCTGTAAAGATCCTGGCCAAGGAGAGCTCCTTAAGGCTCCGGATTATCGAGAGTAACGAAACTCTTGGCGGTCAGCTGGGCGAAAACGGCGTTCGATTCATTGACAGCGAACAGCAGGACATGTTGTCCTTTCTAAATCTCGTCCATTTGAATCCTCGCAAGCGAAGGAGCGATAGCGGTGGATTGAAAAGGTGTTGGGATCTAGATCGTGGAATAACTTCCCTGCCTGCCAAATTTGAGCTCAATAGATACATCAATATGTTGGAGTTGCGAATGTCCAAATTTCGCTCGAAACGTTTTAG tctaCGAGAACGAGTGGGTAATATGGAGCATCATATTTGCCAACATTTGTATTTCGGAAAGTCTCGGAATTTTATGCTTAACCTCGTAGAAATTGTTTGCGGTGCACCAGCCAGCGAGGTGGACTACGATGTCTTCATGTCGATTTGCAGCTCCTGTGGAGGTCTTAATATGTTGATTGATTA CTATTGTGACTATCCAAGCAGTTTCTTTGAGGTCTCTACTCATCAGCTGATCCAAAGTATTATGGATAAGATGCACTTTACTGGAATTACTTTGAACTGCAAGGCAGTGAAGCTTGAGCACTTTAAGAACTATGTCCAGGTGACGGACGACGAGGGATACAAGTTTACAGCGGAGGCTGTAATCCTGGCCATACCCTGGAACAAAGTGCAGAAGTTAGAGTTTGTGCCGCCTATACCGAAGGCGTTTCAGCCGCCTCCTGCCTCGAAAGGACGAAAAAAACCCCATCGAGTGATAAGCCAATTTCATTTGGGCTATGGGAAGTCCTTTTGGGCGGATCGGGGGTACTCGGGCAACTTCCTCAACTCGGATCCCATGGTCAGCGGCCACGAAAGTCAGATGTCCACCCTCTGTGGCTACATGCTGCACTCTCCCGAAGAGCAGGATGAAGCCCTGGAGACGGTGATCGATCTGCTGGCCAAGGAATTTGGGGAGGAGATGCGCAGGCCGTTGGAGTGCCACTGCTTCGCGGAAGAGTTGAATGAGGCGTTGCATAAGCCGCAAATCAAGCCCTGGCACCGCATCATCTGGTCCAGTTCCTCGGCGGTCGGCACCAGCTATCGCAGTCTAATGGGCGGAGCGGTGCAGAGTGGTGTCCGGGCGGCTGTAAACGCACTTTTTGTGGTGCGGCCGCAGGTGGTAAGCTGGAAGGACATGCTCGACGATCGAGAAAAGGGGTCCAGTGAAAGAGAGTCCGCTGGAAGACTTACGGGTCTTTTCAGTCGCCTGAATCTCTACAACGTCACCTTCTACAGCTGTTTTGTACTCGGACTCATCTGGCTACTAAACTTTGGCTACTCACGAGCTACTTAA
- the Pdf gene encoding protein PDF gives MARCTFTLVLLLLAICTRCGLALALPDEERYVRKEYNRDLLDWFNNVGQFTPGQVATLCRYPLILENSLNGPMPIRKRNSELINSLLSLPKNMNDAGK, from the coding sequence ATGGCTCGCTGCACCTTCACCCTGGTCCTTCTCCTGTTGGCCATTTGCACCCGTTGCGGTCTGGCCCTGGCTTTGCCGGATGAGGAGCGTTATGTGCGCAAGGAATACAACCGGGATCTACTGGACTGGTTCAACAATGTGGGTCAGTTCACCCCCGGACAGGTGGCAACTCTCTGTCGGTATCCTTTAATCCTGGAGAACTCCCTAAACGGACCCATGCCCATCAGGAAACGCAATTCCGAACTCATCAATTCGCTGTTGAGTTTGCCCAAGAATATGAACGATGCCGGAAAGTAG
- the LOC108130949 gene encoding protein new-glue 1, which yields MRAGQLTLGLLAICLCIWLTNAATTSSSTSSTSTTSTTTSSTTTTTTTDATTTTTTKSTKKHRKHFTISNLHYTIKRRIKVNKNGSSSSTSSTRSRSRARNRSGRRVVLVRNRNYRNLRRRG from the coding sequence ATGAGGGCAGGACAACTCACACTGGGACTCCTGGCGATTTGCCTCTGCATTTGGCTAACCAATGCAGCTACCACGTCCTCTTCCACATCCTCCACATCAACAACATCGACTACCACTTCAAGtactacaacaacaactactacagatgccaccaccaccacaaccaccaaATCCACGAAAAagcacagaaaacattttaccaTTTCAAATCTCCATTACACGATAAAGAGAAGGATTAAGGTAAACAAAAATGGAAGCTCTAGTTCCACCTCGTCCACCAGGTCGAGGTCCAGGGCGAGGAATCGGTCGGGCAGGCGAGTGGTCCTGGTTCGCAATCGCAATTATCGCAATTTGAGACGTCGGGGATAA
- the LOC108131040 gene encoding uncharacterized protein, translating to MYARGSELYPETHACNGNPVEEEDDATDVASVKKANGNESSCESPLLEIDENYVCDIAMMRIGGGEETAAGSLSMKHNVQANESPSGNNENEVEIDRQEEEQAVSDLVRLSGAGALMEADSKNIGSMRVIFGILVRLVLPLANGVARGIKGIRDVRVLRVLQNLASSRQALTNLVAFAANTISLNLSSVQVSNRLGPLMKLLKMRKSQDGLESLPDTLTMPSTPSTPCTPMTPLQGPPIYSALSDAPSCCTINILAEPPPGQPIRADIVLIHGLHGSLLNTWKQGLWQNDRQPVEFERPPRPPVRPPKRPRHSRSAAIHPAPREKRAKFASLNRKRDSSEDAPLRLRTRLQNSLEARPEGFQYNASDSDDDAEDYAYVCGGPEDIQICEGIEYSFPTFRLRMQDNSRLLQAELESMLEANAGNNEVQPDADQAKDSHQRPPTPGTPSRKPTRKSKPSPNDPNYSKCWPGDWLPLDCPGVRVIAVNYTTDPYLWRPLWKRKEPRSSLMQRAREMAELLIQHRVGHGHPIIYVGHSKGGLFIKQLIVDAWESGRPAMTPLWRSARGCFFYSVPHRGSHLASIKAPLLSRSVELLEIEKNNKYLLDLHRRFAGLYHLGHLKIEVFSFVETALTLMSVLYLRIVGVDSADPGIGDVCGIRLDHREICKPRGRDCILYKELVKMIEKVC from the exons ATGTATGCCAGAGGATCCGAACTATACCCAGAGACACACGCCTGCAACGGGAATCCCgtcgaggaggaggatgacGCCACGGATGTTGCATCAGTGAAAAAGGCCAACGGAAATGAAAGCAGCTGCGAGTCGCCACTGCTGGAAATCGATGAAAACTACGTGTGCGACATTGCCATGATGCGGATCGGAGGCGGAGAAGAGACGGCTGCCGGAAGCCTCAGTATGAAACACAATGTCCAAGCGAATGAATCACCCAGTGGAAACAATGAGAACGAAGTGGAGATCGATCgccaggaggaggagcaggcgGTCAGTGATCTGGTGCGTCTGAGCGGTGCAGGTGCCCTCATGGAGGC ggacagcaaaaacATTGGCAGCATGCGGGTCATCTTCGGCATCCTGGTGCGTTTAGTGCTTCCACTGGCCAATGGAGTGGCCCGGGGCATCAAGGGCATTCGCGACGTGCGGGTGTTGAGGGTGCTCCAGAACCTGGCTTCCAGCCGACAGGCCCTAACCAACTTGGTGGCCTTTGCGGCCAACACCATCTCACTGAATCTGTCTTCAGTTCAGG TTTCAAACCGCTTGGGACCGCTTATGAAGCTGCTCAAAATGCGCAAGTCCCAGGACGGGCTAGAAAGTCTTCCGGATACTCTGACCATGCCTTCCACGCCTAGTACCCCCTGCACGCCGATGACTCCGCTGCAGGGTCCGCCCATCTACAGTGCCCTCTCGGATGCGCCCAGTTGCTGTACCATCAATATATTGGCCGAACCACCGCCGGGCCAGCCCATTCGGGCCGACATCGTACTCATCCATGGACTGCACGGTTCGCTGTTGAATACCTGGAAACAGGGACTCTGGCAGAACGATCGCCAGCCAGTTGAGTTCGAGCGGCCGCCGAGACCACCGGTTAGGCCACCCAAGCGACCACGTCACTCCCGCAGCGCTGCCATTCATCCGGCGCCCAGGGAGAAGAGGGCAAAGTTCGCGTCCCTCAACCGCAAACGAGATTCCTCCGAAGATGCTCCCTTAAGACTACGGACTAGGTTGCAGAATTCTTTGGAGGCACGACCGGAGGGCTTCCAATACAATGCTTCTGATAGCGATGATGATGCCGAAGA CTACGCCTACGTATGTGGTGGTCCGGAGGACATTCAGATCTGCGAGGGAATCGAGTATAGCTTCCCCACCTTCCGGCTTAGGATGCAAGACAACAGTCGCCTGCTGCAGGCCGAGCTGGAGTCCATGCTGGAGGCGAACGCTGGAAATAATGAGGTCCAGCCTGATGCCGACCAAGCCAAGGATAGCCACCAGCGGCCCCCCACCCCTGGAACGCCGTCCCGCAAGCCTACCCGCAAGAGCAAACCGTCGCCCAACGACCCCAACTACTCCAAGTGCTGGCCGGGCGATTGGCTGCCACTAGACTGTCCCGGGGTGCGGGTGATAGCCGTCAATTACACCACCGATCCGTATCTGTGGCGACCACTGTGGAAGCGCAAGGAGCCGCGCTCCAGCCTTATGCAGCGGGCGCGGGAGATGGCCGAGCTGCTCATCCAGCACAGAGTGGGCCACGGTCATCCGATCATCTATGTGGGTCACTCCAAGGGTGGCCTGTTCATCAAACAGCTGATTGTGGATGCCTGGGAGAGCGGTCGCCCGGCGATGACTCCTCTTTGGAGGTCCGCCCGTGGATGTTTCTTCTACTCGGTCCCGCATCGGGGCTCCCACCTGGCGAGCATCAAGGCGCCACTGCTATCGCGATCTGTGGAGCTGCTGGAGATTGAAAAGA ACAACAAATACCTGTTGGACCTCCATCGCCGTTTCGCAGGCCTGTATCACCTGGGCCACCTGAAGATTGAAGTCTTTAGTTTCGTGGAGACGGCGTTGACCCTTATGTCTGTGCTTTATCTGCGAATTGTTGGTGTGGATTCTGCAG ATCCCGGTATTGGGGATGTCTGCGGCATTCGGCTGGACCATCGCGAGATCTGCAAGCCCCGTGGACGGGATTGTATTTTGTACAAAGAATTGGTGAAAATGATTGAGAAGGTGTGCTGA
- the LOC108131049 gene encoding organic cation transporter protein has protein sequence MTKSKDNPEKSRELISEENMKDLLTKQLEVVGSGGAFVWAIFFLCVTPNILNGFHVSSYTLLGHLPDDQWCDIPDLQSTTWTLAQKREISSKGLDSGGCTVWDWNYQQLAQMSYEAAMNYTLHLSEFGKPAEVSCKVKGQYEYANPETTFVSDWDLTCERSIQRTSAQVSISLGKFSGSFSFGILADKFGRKTSFTFGAVFFVVGSFFCTFSPWYSLFLAGRFALGAASSGLFYPAFTMIVENICLKHRSWMSIAFSASYPVGMIILAIMGYLIQPWRHLQLALTIPSLLLILNCYLMNESPRWLITNQRYDRVYKILFRQPSHYEIKPAIAASAPVVTDKKSLEPEVSFSLVDKLKNGPLKSIIELYANPNVRKLIFTSYFMFCVTSLSYYVTALNAANLNVSRYLYIIATGLVDIPSYLVPVIMLRYTGRRITTMFLFLWTGVSLLLVLSVPAGSTTWIVAFAMLGRFGISATYSVVTLYTAELYPTQIRNSALGTCSTFAHVGSISAPYVVDVLGALGWYIPTTICGCCVLVAGLLTLTLPETGTGKLSDNVEDTGAAPKTTEQPEKQ, from the exons atgacCAAGTCGAAGGACAATCCGGAGAAGAGCCGCGAGCTCATCAGCGAGGAGAACATGAAGGATCTGCTCACCAAGCAGCTGGAAGTTGTGGGCAGTGGTGGTGCATTTGTTTG GGCCATTTTCTTCCTGTGTGTGACCCCCAACATTCTCAACGGATTCCACGTGTCCTCGTACACACTGCTGGGTCACCTGCCCGACGATCAGTGGTGCGATATTCCCGATCTTCAGTCCACCACTTGGACCTTGGCTCAGAAACGAGAAATCTCATCCAAGGGCCTGGATTCGGGAGGATGTACAGTATGGGACTGGAATTATCAGCAGCTGGCCCAGATGTCCTACGAGGCTGCTATGAACTATACCCTCCATCTGTCGGAATTCGGCAAGCCAGCCGAGGTTTCCTGCAAGGTCAAGGGCCAATATGAATACGCCAATCCAGAGACCACGTTCGTTTCCGACTGGGACCTCACCTGTGAGAGGAGCATTCAGCGAACTTCTGCCCAGGTTTCGATATCTTTGGGCAAGTTCTCCGGCTCCTTCTCGTTTGGCATCCTAGCGGATAA ATTTGGCCGTAAAACTTCATTTACCTTTGGTGCAGTTTTCTTCGTTGTAGGCAGTTTCTTCTGCACATTCTCGCCTTGGTATAGTCTTTTCCTGGCTGGACGTTTTGCTTTGGGAGCAGCCTCTTCTGGACTTTTCTATCCTGCATTTACCATGA TCGTGGAAAACATATGTCTGAAGCATCGGTCATGGATGTCTATAGCTTTTTCTGCCTCCTACCCCGTTGGCATGATTATCCTGGCAATTATGGGCTATCTTATCCAACCATGGCGACATCTGCAACTAGCCTTGACCATTCCTTCCCTGCTTCTCATTCTGAATTGCTA CTTGATGAATGAATCACCCCGATGGCTGATCACCAACCAAAGATACGATCGCGTCTACAAGATCCTCTTCAGACAGCCAAGCCACTACGAAATTAAACCCGCCATTGCAGCCTCCGCTCCCGTCGTCACCGATAAGAAGTCG TTGGAGCCAGAAGTAAGCTTCTCGCTGGTCGACAAACTCAAGAATGGTCCTCTGAAGTCTATAATTGAGTTGTATGCGAATCCTAATGTCAGAAAACTGATCTTCACGTCGTACTTCATGTTCTGTGTGACTTCGTTGAGTTATTATGTGACGG CTCTGAATGCCGCCAATCTAAACGTCTCTAGATATCTGTACATCATAGCTACGGGTCTGGTGGACATACCCTCTTACCTGGTGCCTGTGATTATGCTTCGTTATACAGGACGTCGCATTACCACCATGTTCCTGTTTCTGTGGACTGGTGTGTCCCTGCTTTTGGTGCTCTCCGTTCCCGCTGGCAGCACCACATGGATCGTGGCCTTCGCCATGCTGGGTCGCTTCGGCATTAGTGCCACCTACTCGGTGGTCACCCTCTACACCGCAGAGCTCTATCCCACCCAGATACGTAACTCTGCGCTGGGCACCTGCTCCACATTCGCCCACGTGGGCTCCATATCGGCGCCGTATGTGGTCGATGTTCTGGGCGCCCTCGGATGGTACATTCCAACAACGATCTGCGGCTGCTGCGTTCTAGTAGCTGGCCTGCTGACCCTCACGCTGCCGGAGACCGGGACGGGCAAGTTGTCCGACAATGTCGAGGACACTGGGGCGGCCCCCAAAACCACTGAGCAGCCGGAGAAGCAGTGA
- the LOC108130954 gene encoding golgin subfamily A member 7, translating to MSQGGGGGTPAGGNPTALQGAGGGVVFSKVFIQRDYSEGTSVKFHTRLPTELEGMIERHVFESTINRLNEFYAEAEEGSCGTYCEGCIGCITAYLIYMCSETHYEKTLRKISKFVASQNERIYNPKGLQLIDPTFRGLRVIEITIFDRPGRT from the exons ATGTCCCAGGGCGGCGGTGGAGGTACACCAGCGGGCGGTAATCCCACAGCGCTCCAGGGCGCTGGCGGGGGCGTGGTCTTCAGCAAGGTCTTCATCCAGCGCGACTATAGCGAGGGCACTTCGGTTAAGTTTCACACGCGGCTTCCCACAGAACTGGAGGGTATG ATTGAGCGACATGTCTTCGAAAGCACTATCAACAGGCTGAATGAATTTTATGCTGAAGCCGAGGAGGGATCCTGCGGCACCTACTGCGAGGGCTGTATTGGCTGCATTACGGCATACTTGATCTACATGTGCTCCGAAACGCACTATGAAAAG ACCCTTCGTAAGATATCGAAATTCGTGGCTTCCCAAAACGAACGCATTTACAATCCCAAGGGCCTGCAATTGATTGATCCCACTTTCCGAGGCCTGCGCGTTATAGAGATTACAATATTCGATCGTCCGGGGCGAACGTGA
- the LOC108130956 gene encoding uncharacterized protein — MKLTIYLLAVVLFAGFLALPSASAQNSTDTSNTTTTTTTTTTTTAAPSTVHRKRITLKNVHYKVVRRIKVKKSG, encoded by the coding sequence ATGAAGCTAACGATCTATTTATTGGCCGTGGTCCTTTTCGCTGGATTCCTGGCTCTTCCGTCGGCATCGGCTCAAAACTCAACTGACACCTCAAACACCACGactaccaccaccacaaccacgACCACGACTGCCGCACCAAGCACTGTGCACAGGAAGCGCATAACCCTCAAGAATGTGCACTACAAAGTTGTTCGAAGGATTAAAGTCAAAAAGAGTGGTTAA
- the LOC108131050 gene encoding elastase-1: protein MKAALDLSPRWWLLFLLNFLVWAGFDSGQAVPIVGGRIVSTVGSISKYPFMVSLQDILWRNATEGLSYRHFCGGSLISDRWILSAAHCIWKKNIHNIAAFIGYENIENISQLEPYGLESAEYIYFQPSNFRNDIVLLYMRQRYRSALSPDLQFAQLPPQGMKPDRNESCRIIGYGATQHAGPSQKNLFEAEVQVITNQKCRQIIGHVWAPQNGANTVCALGNNQDSCQGDSGGPLICPYGGQDYIYGLVSHGLTCGIQGMPSIYTVTRPYYDWVQLLLQS, encoded by the exons ATGAAGGCTGCTTTAGATCTCAGCCCTCGGTGGTGGCTTCTATTCCTCCTAAACTTCCTTGTCTGGGCAGGATTCGATTCGGGTCAAGCGGTTCCTATTGTCGGTGGCAGGATTGTATCAACCGTGG GTAGCATAAGCAAATACCCGTTTATGGTCTCTCTGCAGGATATCCTTTGGAGAAATGCGACTGAAGGACTGTCTTACCGGCACTTTTGTGGTGGCAGCTTGATTAGCGATCGCTGGATACTGTCCGCCGCTCATTGCATCTGGAAGAA aaatattcaCAATATCGCTGCGTTTATTGGCTATGAGAACATTGAAAACATTTCTCAGCTCGAACCATATGGTCTGGAAAGCGCGGAGTATATTTACTTCCAGCC TTCAAACTTCCGGAATGATATAGTCTTGCTTTACATGAGACAACGGTATAGGAGTGCCTTAAGCCCTGATCTTCAATTTGCTCAGCTGCCACCCCAAGGCATGAAACCAGATCGAAATG aATCCTGTCGAATCATTGGCTATGGAGCCACCCAACACGCTGGTCCTTCGCAGAAGAATCTTTTTGAAGCTGAAGTTCAGGTTATTACCAATCAAAAATGTAGACAGATCATTGGCCATGTTTGGGCCCCGCAGAATGGAGCGAATACAGTGTGTGCTTTAGGCAACAACCAGGATTCTTGCCAAGGCGATTCAGG aGGACCCTTGATTTGTCCTTATGGCGGCCAAGACTATATCTACGGCCTTGTTTCTCATGGACTTACTTGTGGTATTCAGGGTATGCCCAGCATTTACACGGTTACCCGGCCATACTACGATTGGGTACAACTGCTTTTGCAATCCTAG